One region of Azoarcus sp. CIB genomic DNA includes:
- a CDS encoding radical SAM protein produces the protein MKRSNTVAFVSAGMLSPKRRDHMLARRQLYLNYGALSLATILDAMGIETLLVHGEHDEPADVLSMLLDKGVFPSRLPVMLSIPSFYALPWAQTFCRLVRGVDPDARIIVGGRWVVGPDPGWLHAKLPEANLLVPGLAEPVIESLLTSAPDLRRLPAPTPDSVLNHPLVSGFERYQPSIEASRGCGMGCAFCEERDIRLGKLRAPEQIASALATVASQYGGSEIRPYFQSSMFAPNENWGTGLANAVRAVGLDVPWRTESRVDALTPETIACLAKAGMKVLDLGLETASPTQILNMRKSRDPDRYLERASTLLRACGDHDIAAKVNVLLYAGETTRTFDETRSFLDEHKGSIAGVSVGPVVAYGPPKIADILLREWSRSGAVPVDPSSANDSGISMIHLSHDFDAKSAEAASLELSRRYMDADAYFDLKSFSYYPRDYTRADFDRDVAASETSQLPFRASTRIPS, from the coding sequence ATGAAGCGCTCGAATACAGTTGCATTCGTATCCGCCGGTATGTTGTCGCCCAAGAGGCGCGATCATATGCTTGCGCGTCGGCAGCTCTATCTCAACTACGGCGCATTGTCGCTGGCAACGATCCTAGATGCCATGGGAATCGAGACCCTGCTGGTGCATGGCGAGCACGACGAACCCGCCGACGTGCTGAGCATGCTGCTCGACAAAGGCGTGTTTCCGTCTCGATTGCCGGTGATGCTATCGATCCCAAGCTTCTACGCCCTCCCGTGGGCGCAGACCTTTTGCCGGCTAGTGCGCGGCGTTGATCCGGACGCCAGGATCATTGTTGGTGGTCGTTGGGTGGTTGGGCCGGATCCTGGCTGGTTGCACGCGAAACTGCCCGAGGCGAACCTGCTCGTCCCAGGGTTGGCAGAACCGGTTATAGAAAGCCTGCTCACGAGCGCGCCGGACTTGCGCCGCCTGCCTGCGCCGACACCAGACTCCGTCCTGAACCACCCTCTGGTATCGGGTTTTGAGCGCTATCAACCAAGCATTGAGGCATCGCGCGGGTGCGGCATGGGCTGCGCCTTCTGCGAGGAGCGGGATATCCGGCTTGGGAAGCTGCGGGCGCCGGAGCAGATTGCCAGCGCGCTTGCGACGGTTGCTAGCCAGTATGGCGGCAGCGAGATCCGGCCCTATTTCCAATCATCGATGTTCGCCCCCAATGAGAATTGGGGCACCGGCCTAGCGAATGCGGTGCGGGCCGTCGGCCTCGATGTCCCGTGGCGGACGGAAAGCCGCGTCGATGCGCTCACGCCTGAAACGATCGCCTGTCTCGCCAAGGCAGGCATGAAGGTGCTCGATCTCGGGCTCGAAACGGCGTCGCCGACGCAAATCCTAAACATGCGCAAATCGCGCGATCCGGATCGCTACCTAGAGCGAGCGTCCACTTTGCTTAGGGCATGCGGCGATCACGACATCGCCGCCAAGGTAAATGTCTTGCTTTATGCCGGGGAAACGACCAGGACTTTCGACGAAACGCGTTCGTTTCTCGATGAGCACAAGGGTTCGATCGCCGGAGTTTCAGTTGGCCCGGTCGTGGCCTATGGCCCGCCGAAAATTGCGGACATTCTTTTGCGTGAATGGTCGAGGAGCGGTGCCGTGCCGGTCGACCCAAGTAGCGCGAACGACAGCGGGATATCGATGATTCACCTCAGCCATGATTTCGACGCAAAGTCGGCTGAGGCCGCAAGTTTAGAATTGTCTCGGCGCTACATGGATGCAGATGCATATTTCGACCTGAAGAGCTTCTCCTATTACCCGCGCGATTACACGCGCGCGGACTTCGATCGCGACGTTGCGGCAAGCGAGACATCGCAGTTGCCGTTTCGTGCCTCCACGCGAATCCCGTCCTAA
- a CDS encoding IS91 family transposase codes for MGRPALEVADIFRTHGPAWRAQQSGHLSLGQLKVMSAIEQCRTAALGGHALRCNGCGHEEISYNSCRNRHCPKCQARAAQRWLEARQADLLPVEYYHVVFTLPEPISAIAYTNKAVLYRLLFDMAAETLTTIAADPKHLGAQIGATLVLHTWGSALTHHPHVHGIVPGGGISADGKRWVACRRGFFLPVRVLSRLFRRRFIEELEKRYRAGQLQFFGEHAPLADAGAFGRWLVPLRRCEWVVYAKRPFAGPEAVLAYLSRYTHRVAISNRRLVAMNDSDVSFRWKDYRAKGRTRHKTMTLAADEFMRRFLLHVLPTGFHRIRHYGLLANAGRQQNLATARALLDVPRPEPVDNESAVTPPPTFVCRCCGGAMLVVEIMMRRQPIRAPP; via the coding sequence ATGGGGCGGCCTGCCCTGGAGGTCGCCGACATCTTCCGCACCCATGGCCCCGCGTGGCGAGCACAGCAGTCGGGCCACCTGAGCCTCGGTCAGCTCAAGGTCATGTCGGCCATCGAACAGTGCCGTACCGCGGCGCTGGGCGGACACGCATTGCGTTGCAATGGCTGCGGGCATGAGGAGATCAGCTACAACTCCTGCCGCAACCGGCACTGCCCGAAGTGCCAGGCGCGTGCCGCCCAGCGCTGGCTCGAGGCCCGACAAGCCGATCTGCTGCCGGTCGAGTATTACCACGTCGTCTTCACGCTGCCCGAACCGATCAGCGCCATCGCCTACACCAACAAGGCGGTGCTCTACCGGCTGCTGTTCGACATGGCGGCGGAAACGCTGACGACCATCGCCGCCGATCCGAAACACCTCGGCGCCCAGATCGGCGCCACTCTGGTCCTGCACACCTGGGGTTCGGCATTGACGCATCATCCCCACGTGCATGGCATCGTCCCCGGCGGTGGAATTTCTGCAGACGGGAAGCGCTGGGTCGCTTGCCGGCGCGGGTTCTTCCTGCCGGTGCGCGTGCTGTCGCGCTTGTTCCGTCGGCGCTTCATCGAGGAACTCGAGAAGCGGTATCGCGCCGGCCAGCTGCAATTCTTCGGCGAGCACGCGCCCCTGGCCGATGCCGGCGCGTTCGGCCGGTGGTTGGTGCCGCTGCGCAGGTGCGAGTGGGTGGTGTATGCCAAGCGTCCGTTCGCCGGTCCCGAGGCCGTATTGGCCTACCTCTCCCGCTACACCCACCGGGTGGCCATCTCGAACCGGCGATTGGTGGCGATGAATGACAGTGACGTGTCCTTCCGCTGGAAGGACTACCGGGCCAAGGGGCGTACCCGCCACAAGACGATGACGCTCGCCGCCGACGAGTTCATGCGGCGCTTCCTGCTGCATGTGTTGCCAACGGGCTTCCACCGCATCCGTCACTACGGACTGCTGGCCAATGCCGGGCGACAGCAGAATCTCGCCACGGCGCGTGCCTTGCTCGATGTGCCTCGACCCGAACCGGTCGACAACGAAAGCGCCGTCACGCCACCGCCGACCTTCGTCTGTCGCTGCTGCGGCGGCGCCATGCTTGTCGTCGAGATCATGATGCGTCGACAGCCGATTCGCGCACCGCCATGA
- the arsA gene encoding arsenical pump-driving ATPase gives MRFLDQPPRYLFFTGKGGVGKTSLACATAIHLAGLGRKVLLVSTDPASNVGQVFGQEIGNVLTPIAAVPHLTALEIDPQAAAQAYRDRIVGPVRGVLPDDVVRGIEEQLSGACTTEIAAFDEFTGLLTDSQLTTGFEHVVFDTAPTGHTIRLLQLPAAWSGFLANNTEGASCLGPLAGLQKQREQYSSAVAALADAARTRLVLVARAQASTLREVARTHAELAAIGLSRQFLVINGVLSDDEAARADGLAAAVLRRERDALAALPEPLRGLPTDYVPLMPFNLVGLAALRSLLGVTGAQACDSPGDERSPAAHGLPNLAGLVDGIAAEGHGLVMLMGKGGVGKTTLAAAIAVELAHRGFPVHLTTSDPAAHLAETLEGSLGNLIVSRIDPQVETERYRRHVLETSGKDLDAHGRAMLEEDLRSPCTEEIAVFQAFSRVIREAGNRFVVMDTAPTGHTLLLLDATGAYHKEIARHMDKSGITHFTTPMMQLQDPQQTKVLIVTLAETTPVLEAANLQADLRRAGIEPWAWIINNSLAAARTDAPVLRRRAAQEWPQIEAVREHHARRVALVPVQADEPVGVPRLLVLAEGGAGKQTKMEGNDVRTV, from the coding sequence ATGCGCTTCCTCGACCAGCCGCCGCGCTACCTGTTCTTCACCGGCAAGGGCGGGGTCGGCAAGACCTCGCTCGCCTGCGCCACTGCAATCCATCTTGCCGGACTTGGCCGCAAGGTGCTGTTGGTGAGCACCGATCCGGCCTCGAACGTCGGCCAGGTCTTCGGGCAGGAGATCGGCAACGTGCTGACGCCGATCGCCGCCGTGCCCCATCTCACCGCGCTGGAAATCGATCCGCAGGCCGCCGCGCAGGCCTACCGCGACCGCATCGTCGGCCCGGTGCGCGGCGTGCTGCCGGACGACGTCGTGCGCGGCATCGAGGAGCAGCTTTCGGGCGCGTGCACGACCGAGATTGCCGCCTTCGACGAATTCACCGGGCTACTGACCGATTCGCAGCTCACGACCGGTTTCGAGCATGTGGTGTTCGACACCGCGCCGACCGGCCACACGATCCGCCTGCTGCAGCTGCCTGCCGCGTGGTCGGGATTTCTCGCGAACAACACCGAAGGGGCGTCCTGCCTCGGTCCGCTGGCCGGGTTGCAGAAGCAGCGCGAGCAATATTCGTCCGCCGTCGCGGCGCTTGCGGACGCCGCGCGCACGCGGCTGGTGCTGGTCGCACGCGCCCAGGCCTCGACGCTGCGCGAAGTGGCGCGCACGCATGCCGAGCTGGCCGCCATCGGACTCAGCCGCCAGTTCCTGGTCATCAATGGCGTCCTGTCCGACGACGAGGCCGCGCGCGCGGACGGACTGGCCGCGGCGGTGCTGCGTCGCGAGCGGGATGCGCTCGCCGCGCTGCCCGAGCCGCTGCGCGGGCTGCCGACCGACTACGTGCCGTTGATGCCCTTCAACCTCGTCGGGCTGGCGGCATTGCGTAGCCTGCTGGGCGTGACCGGTGCGCAGGCCTGCGACTCGCCGGGTGACGAGCGGTCACCGGCGGCGCACGGGTTGCCGAATCTCGCGGGCCTCGTCGACGGCATCGCCGCGGAAGGCCATGGGCTGGTGATGCTGATGGGGAAGGGCGGGGTCGGAAAGACCACGCTCGCCGCCGCGATCGCGGTCGAACTCGCGCACCGCGGCTTTCCGGTACATCTGACAACCTCCGACCCCGCCGCGCACCTCGCGGAGACGCTCGAGGGTTCGTTGGGGAACCTCATCGTCAGCCGTATCGACCCGCAGGTCGAGACGGAGCGCTATCGCCGGCATGTGCTGGAGACGAGCGGCAAGGATCTGGATGCGCACGGACGCGCGATGCTCGAGGAGGACCTGCGTTCGCCCTGCACCGAGGAGATCGCCGTCTTCCAGGCCTTCTCGCGCGTGATCCGCGAAGCGGGGAACAGGTTCGTCGTGATGGATACGGCCCCCACCGGGCACACGCTGCTGCTGCTCGATGCCACCGGCGCGTATCACAAGGAGATCGCGCGCCACATGGACAAGAGCGGCATCACGCACTTCACGACGCCCATGATGCAGCTGCAGGATCCGCAGCAGACCAAGGTGCTGATCGTGACGCTCGCCGAGACCACGCCGGTGCTGGAGGCCGCGAACCTGCAGGCCGACCTGCGTCGCGCGGGCATCGAGCCGTGGGCGTGGATCATCAACAACAGCCTTGCCGCTGCGCGAACCGACGCACCCGTGCTGCGCCGGCGCGCCGCGCAGGAGTGGCCGCAGATCGAGGCCGTGCGGGAGCACCACGCCAGGCGCGTCGCGCTGGTGCCGGTGCAGGCGGACGAGCCGGTGGGCGTACCGCGCCTGCTGGTGCTGGCCGAAGGGGGCGCCGGCAAACAAACAAAAATGGAAGGAAACGATGTCCGTACAGTGTGA
- a CDS encoding site-specific integrase, with protein sequence METTIRPISPLRQRMIEDMRMRKLGDRTQEGYVRAVRYFTKYLGRAPDTATVEDLRNYQLYLVDHGTSPTSLNAAISGLKFFFTVTLDRPELMAKMQPVHLPRTLPVILSPDEVKRLIAAAGNLKHQTALALAYATGLRISEVVSLKVSDIDSQRMTLRVEQGKGQKDRYAMLSPLLLERLRVWWRVARAQGKMLDGGWLFPGQDPVRHLSARQLDRAIHAAADEAGIGKRVSMHSLRHAFATHLLEQKVDIRLIQVLLGHKKLETTALYAQVATDILREVVSPLEKLNSP encoded by the coding sequence ATGGAAACGACTATCCGCCCCATCAGCCCACTGCGCCAGCGCATGATCGAGGACATGCGGATGCGCAAGCTGGGCGACAGAACCCAGGAAGGGTACGTGCGCGCCGTGCGCTACTTCACGAAGTATCTTGGGCGCGCTCCGGATACCGCGACCGTCGAGGATCTGCGGAACTACCAGCTGTACCTCGTTGATCACGGGACGTCGCCCACGTCGCTCAACGCGGCAATTTCTGGCTTGAAGTTCTTCTTCACCGTCACGCTCGACCGTCCCGAGCTGATGGCCAAGATGCAGCCGGTGCATCTGCCGCGCACGTTGCCGGTGATCCTGAGCCCGGACGAGGTGAAGCGCCTGATCGCTGCGGCGGGCAACCTGAAACACCAAACCGCCCTGGCTCTGGCCTATGCCACGGGCCTACGCATCAGCGAAGTGGTGTCCCTGAAGGTGAGCGACATCGACAGCCAGCGCATGACCCTGCGGGTTGAACAAGGCAAGGGCCAGAAGGATCGTTATGCGATGCTGTCGCCGTTGCTGCTGGAACGGCTGCGCGTGTGGTGGCGGGTGGCCCGCGCGCAGGGCAAGATGCTCGATGGCGGCTGGCTGTTCCCGGGTCAGGATCCGGTCCGGCACCTCAGCGCCCGGCAACTCGACCGTGCCATCCACGCCGCTGCCGACGAAGCCGGCATCGGGAAGCGGGTATCGATGCACTCGCTGCGCCATGCCTTTGCCACGCACCTGCTGGAGCAGAAGGTCGACATCCGCCTGATCCAGGTCCTGCTCGGGCACAAGAAGCTCGAAACAACCGCCCTGTACGCCCAGGTCGCCACCGACATCCTGCGCGAGGTCGTCAGCCCGTTGGAGAAGCTGAACTCCCCGTAG
- a CDS encoding tetratricopeptide repeat protein, which yields MNPQTRSLLIQRVIDALAIMAPGSIFERFGVVLVERLCDVRLVQRGSSVGGSPVGGALDAVSEDGRVVVEASIVKGYFSGAMAKPWGDLDHTLTLAPRAQDIYLLSSQRAETGVIEAMVNTALEQDRMAGRRLHLMDSRAIAEAIVDALILRDDAIDDLARHLPVLAEIRDDHPVSLNAPPLSALYVKNEAVDAELHRRLETNACVEIGGIGGIGKSQAAAACLLSSEDRFHYRFWVSGRDIDSVERLSSVPVRRGGAERNVSALLRRNRTFLVVDDASPSLAVDRLANLCGPDSRILITRQNPSSGAFAMPTMDAQQARTLLGRGLDTQPPRMAFQTIWRAVGGHPLSLAMLNAAAREGVSWNDLAEDCANVAKLPVDGVRLADRILGRLKPALEDELCLFQWAGQSHCDRAFFKHVVGLLRLRAFEQHGLTAPEGAASIRIHDIVFTALRSLNWLTTKKADEIDGHLEAFILQQIREDGHGLHLIASQLRGKIASNVANGDRRPAFLYALAMTWMGSAIPVHLLPNPLEEAQRLKSLSATENEVAILVVLESIEAKGRYLRQASRDKAAVTWLETVVPAYDDLAAMADLSARQAAEIKHHRAKTLRILGKHAEAERLFEEVVASYPLNDAKLQLVRSVGGKPQGYDTAKRYASEIITAKLDNGSVSPSLLMALGDALNGARQTWAGDLIEQHEELFLSEALYSAAIGIPQGYHSVASFVRALVWHAPERVESVLARLPDPTPWMLDDDQSRGGYAEIMLLAAGVGDESVYLNRALEAYETLKTPDHYQKRKWGEALYKLGRYAEAEAILQTIEDKGGRIWLAHNLSQVKLQLGKFEEALDLVNESVAGATGVNEKYRSSFLLQRVKVKVALHQDPADDIAEGLRYTINPGLLDQFSAFWPGVVAISTR from the coding sequence ATGAACCCGCAGACCCGCAGTCTGCTCATCCAGCGCGTGATCGACGCGCTCGCGATTATGGCGCCGGGTTCGATCTTCGAACGGTTCGGGGTCGTGCTTGTCGAGCGGCTGTGCGATGTGAGACTTGTGCAGCGAGGGTCGTCGGTCGGCGGCAGTCCGGTCGGCGGCGCGCTAGATGCGGTGTCGGAAGATGGTCGTGTCGTCGTCGAGGCTTCAATCGTGAAGGGATATTTCTCCGGTGCGATGGCCAAGCCGTGGGGCGATCTCGATCACACCCTGACCTTGGCGCCACGCGCCCAAGACATCTATCTACTGAGTTCCCAACGCGCGGAAACCGGCGTAATCGAAGCGATGGTCAACACGGCCTTGGAGCAGGATCGGATGGCCGGGCGACGCCTCCACCTGATGGACAGTCGCGCTATCGCCGAGGCCATCGTTGACGCGCTGATACTTCGTGACGACGCAATCGACGACCTGGCCCGGCATCTGCCCGTCCTGGCCGAGATCCGCGATGACCACCCCGTGTCATTGAACGCGCCGCCGCTGAGCGCGCTCTATGTTAAGAATGAGGCGGTTGACGCCGAACTGCACCGGCGGCTCGAGACCAATGCTTGTGTCGAGATCGGCGGAATTGGCGGCATCGGCAAGTCTCAGGCGGCAGCCGCGTGTCTGCTGAGCAGCGAGGACCGCTTTCATTACAGGTTCTGGGTAAGCGGTCGAGACATCGACAGCGTCGAGCGGCTCTCGTCAGTACCGGTCCGGCGCGGCGGTGCCGAGCGCAATGTCAGCGCTCTGCTGCGCAGAAACCGCACGTTTCTGGTCGTGGACGACGCCAGTCCCAGCCTGGCGGTCGACCGGCTTGCCAATTTGTGCGGGCCGGATTCGCGGATCCTGATCACTCGGCAGAACCCCTCATCCGGGGCCTTCGCCATGCCTACGATGGACGCCCAGCAGGCCCGCACATTGCTCGGCAGAGGTCTCGATACGCAGCCGCCCAGAATGGCGTTCCAAACGATCTGGCGCGCCGTTGGAGGGCATCCGCTGAGCTTGGCAATGCTGAATGCCGCCGCGCGCGAGGGCGTATCGTGGAACGACCTCGCTGAGGACTGCGCCAATGTTGCGAAACTGCCGGTTGATGGCGTCCGGCTCGCTGACCGTATTCTTGGACGGCTGAAACCGGCGCTCGAGGATGAACTGTGTCTGTTTCAGTGGGCGGGCCAGAGCCACTGTGATCGCGCCTTCTTCAAGCATGTCGTCGGCTTGCTGCGTTTGAGGGCTTTCGAACAACATGGCCTGACTGCGCCTGAAGGCGCTGCGTCGATTCGTATCCACGATATCGTCTTCACCGCACTGAGATCGCTGAACTGGCTGACAACTAAGAAGGCGGACGAGATTGACGGTCATCTTGAAGCATTCATTCTTCAGCAAATCCGCGAGGACGGGCATGGCCTGCATCTGATCGCCTCTCAGCTGAGGGGAAAGATCGCCAGCAACGTCGCGAATGGCGATCGTCGTCCGGCCTTCCTTTACGCCCTGGCGATGACCTGGATGGGCAGCGCCATTCCGGTGCATCTGCTGCCAAACCCGCTAGAAGAGGCACAGCGGCTCAAATCGCTGAGCGCGACTGAAAACGAGGTGGCCATCCTAGTCGTCCTCGAGTCAATCGAAGCAAAGGGGCGCTATCTCCGGCAAGCGTCAAGGGACAAGGCTGCAGTCACATGGCTAGAAACGGTCGTGCCTGCCTATGACGACCTCGCGGCCATGGCTGACCTCAGTGCCCGGCAGGCTGCCGAGATCAAGCATCACCGTGCAAAGACACTCCGCATCTTGGGAAAACATGCCGAAGCCGAGCGCTTGTTCGAGGAGGTGGTCGCCAGCTATCCGCTGAATGATGCCAAGCTTCAGCTGGTGCGATCTGTCGGTGGCAAGCCGCAAGGTTACGACACGGCAAAGCGATATGCGTCAGAGATCATCACCGCAAAGCTGGACAACGGCAGCGTGTCTCCCTCACTGCTGATGGCATTGGGCGATGCGCTCAATGGCGCACGTCAGACCTGGGCGGGCGACCTTATCGAACAGCATGAGGAGCTGTTTCTGTCGGAAGCGCTGTACAGCGCCGCCATCGGGATACCGCAAGGCTATCATTCGGTCGCGAGCTTCGTCCGCGCGCTGGTCTGGCATGCACCGGAGCGGGTCGAGAGCGTGCTGGCGCGCCTGCCCGACCCAACGCCGTGGATGCTGGACGATGACCAGAGCCGCGGCGGTTACGCGGAGATCATGCTGCTCGCAGCGGGCGTCGGGGACGAATCCGTTTACCTGAACCGCGCTCTCGAAGCTTACGAGACACTGAAAACGCCGGACCACTACCAGAAGCGCAAATGGGGCGAGGCGCTCTACAAGCTCGGCCGCTATGCAGAGGCAGAGGCCATCCTCCAGACGATCGAAGACAAAGGCGGCCGGATCTGGTTGGCTCATAATCTGTCGCAGGTGAAACTCCAGCTGGGCAAGTTCGAGGAAGCTCTTGATCTCGTTAACGAGTCCGTCGCGGGGGCGACCGGCGTTAACGAGAAATATCGCAGCAGCTTCCTTCTGCAGCGCGTCAAGGTGAAGGTCGCGCTACACCAGGATCCAGCCGACGATATCGCCGAGGGCCTCCGGTACACAATCAACCCCGGCCTTCTCGATCAGTTTTCCGCGTTCTGGCCTGGTGTCGTCGCGATATCAACGCGCTGA
- the tmk gene encoding dTMP kinase encodes MPFVSIEGIDGSGKTVQVRLLVERLRSTGLTVLQTKEPDGGQLGAEVRAILTRPDRRLAPAEQLLLVSAARFDHVRSVIRPALTNGHWVVSDRFIDSTYAFQVAVSDVDLHQMFRATRDIVVGPTLPDLTIILDLPLEVARGRRGLRRDGVLDPAEATRDFAAIREGLLAVACEDPRRCHVVDANQTPGAVAHDIWCIIERLL; translated from the coding sequence GTGCCATTTGTAAGTATCGAGGGCATCGATGGTAGCGGGAAGACCGTGCAGGTTAGGCTGCTTGTTGAACGCCTTAGAAGTACCGGCCTGACGGTGCTACAGACAAAGGAACCGGATGGGGGGCAATTGGGTGCGGAGGTGCGGGCGATCCTGACGCGCCCCGACCGCCGACTCGCCCCGGCAGAGCAGCTCCTGCTGGTAAGCGCTGCTCGATTTGATCATGTGCGCAGCGTTATTCGGCCGGCATTGACGAACGGCCATTGGGTCGTCTCCGATCGCTTCATCGATTCGACTTACGCGTTTCAGGTCGCGGTGTCCGACGTCGATCTCCACCAGATGTTCCGGGCGACCCGCGACATCGTCGTGGGGCCCACACTCCCGGACCTGACGATCATCCTCGACCTTCCGCTTGAGGTGGCTCGTGGCCGGAGGGGACTGCGCCGCGACGGCGTTCTCGACCCGGCGGAAGCGACTCGGGACTTTGCCGCCATCCGCGAAGGTCTGCTCGCGGTGGCATGCGAGGACCCCCGACGCTGCCATGTCGTCGACGCGAACCAGACGCCGGGCGCGGTGGCACACGATATCTGGTGCATCATCGAACGCTTGCTATGA
- the arsD gene encoding arsenite efflux transporter metallochaperone ArsD, which translates to MKSIQIFDPALCCSSGVCGVDVDQQLVTFAADVEWAKQQGVALERFNLAQQPLAFAQNAVVKGFLERSGAESLPLILIDGEFALAGRYPTRDELARWAGVKAEPAGKSAGGCCSGGRCC; encoded by the coding sequence ATGAAATCGATCCAGATCTTCGATCCTGCCCTGTGCTGCAGTTCCGGCGTGTGCGGTGTCGATGTCGACCAGCAGCTTGTCACCTTCGCCGCCGACGTCGAGTGGGCGAAGCAGCAGGGCGTCGCGCTCGAACGCTTCAACCTCGCGCAGCAGCCGCTGGCGTTTGCGCAGAACGCGGTGGTGAAGGGCTTCCTCGAGCGTTCGGGCGCCGAGTCGCTGCCGCTGATCCTGATCGACGGGGAGTTCGCGCTGGCGGGGCGTTATCCGACGCGCGACGAGCTCGCCCGCTGGGCCGGCGTGAAGGCCGAGCCGGCCGGGAAGTCTGCCGGCGGGTGCTGCAGCGGCGGCCGCTGCTGCTGA
- the arsB gene encoding ACR3 family arsenite efflux transporter — MSVQCEVTGKRAAPAPMSVFERYLTVWVFLCIVAGIAFGQMAPALFQAIGRMEVAQVNLPVGVLIWVMIIPMLMKVDFGALHEIRGHMRGIGVTLVVNWLVKPFSMALLGWFFIRHLFAPWLPAEQIDSYVAGLILLAAAPCTAMVFVWSRLTNGDPIFTLSQVALNDAIMVVAFAPIVAVLLGMSAIIVPWDTLFTSVVLYIVIPVALAQVARKALLARGQAAFDAAMERIGPWSISALLVTLVLLFAFQGEAILAQPLVIALLAVPILIQVFFNSSLAYLLNRAVGEKHSVACPSALIGASNFFELAVAAAISLFGFESGAALATVVGVLIEVPVMLLVVRVVNASKGWYEAGAAAPAAAGRRGGA; from the coding sequence ATGTCCGTACAGTGTGAAGTCACGGGAAAGCGCGCCGCGCCGGCGCCGATGAGCGTCTTCGAGCGCTATCTCACCGTCTGGGTGTTCCTGTGCATCGTCGCCGGCATCGCGTTCGGCCAGATGGCGCCGGCGCTGTTCCAGGCCATCGGGCGGATGGAGGTCGCGCAGGTGAACCTGCCGGTCGGGGTGCTGATCTGGGTGATGATCATCCCGATGCTGATGAAGGTCGATTTCGGCGCCCTGCACGAGATCCGCGGCCACATGCGCGGCATCGGCGTGACGCTGGTGGTGAACTGGCTGGTGAAGCCGTTCTCGATGGCGCTGCTGGGGTGGTTTTTCATCCGTCACCTGTTCGCGCCCTGGCTGCCCGCCGAGCAGATCGACAGCTACGTCGCGGGCCTGATCCTGCTCGCCGCTGCGCCATGCACGGCGATGGTGTTCGTGTGGAGCCGGCTCACCAACGGCGACCCGATCTTCACGCTGTCCCAGGTCGCGCTCAACGACGCGATCATGGTGGTCGCATTCGCCCCCATCGTTGCCGTGCTGCTGGGTATGTCGGCGATCATCGTGCCGTGGGACACGCTGTTCACGTCGGTCGTGCTGTACATCGTGATTCCCGTCGCGCTCGCGCAGGTCGCGCGTAAGGCGCTGCTGGCGCGCGGGCAGGCGGCCTTCGACGCGGCGATGGAGCGCATCGGCCCGTGGTCGATCAGTGCGCTGCTGGTGACGCTGGTGCTGCTCTTCGCCTTCCAGGGCGAGGCGATCCTCGCGCAGCCGCTGGTGATCGCGTTGCTGGCGGTGCCGATCCTGATCCAGGTGTTCTTCAATTCCTCGCTCGCCTACCTGCTCAACCGCGCGGTGGGGGAGAAACACAGCGTTGCCTGCCCCTCCGCGCTGATCGGCGCGTCGAACTTCTTCGAACTCGCGGTGGCCGCAGCGATCAGCCTGTTCGGCTTCGAGTCCGGTGCGGCGCTGGCGACGGTCGTGGGCGTGCTGATCGAGGTGCCGGTGATGCTGCTGGTCGTGCGCGTCGTCAATGCCAGCAAGGGGTGGTACGAGGCGGGCGCAGCGGCCCCGGCGGCGGCAGGCCGTCGCGGCGGCGCCTGA